GGCCGAATTCGCCAAGGCGGTCGACCGCGTGGCGACGGTCAGTTCGGAACGCTCGCGCGCGGTCAAGCTTGCGCTCGAGGAGGATCGACTGACGCTATCGGTCACCTCGCCCGACAGCGGCGCGGCCGAGGAAGAGCTGGTCGTGGCCTATGGCGACGAGCGGCTCGAAATCGGGTTCAACGCGAAATACCTGCTGGAGATTGCCGGTCAGGTCGATCGCGAGAATGCCGTCTTCCTGTTCAACTCATCCGGCGATCCGACCCTGATGCGCGAGGGCGACGATGCCTCGGCGGTCTATGTCGTGATGCCGATGCGGGTCTGAACACCAGAACGTGTTGCGGGGCCCGGCTGATGCCGGGTGCCTGAAGCGCGGGTATTTTCGCCAAGAAGAAGGGCAGGCCGTGCCCGGACTTCTGCTGACAGAGCTGACCCTTTCGCAGTTCCGCTCGCATGAGCGGGCGCGGCTGGTGCTTGACGGGCGCCCGGTCGCGGTCTTCGGACCGAACGGGGCGGGCAAGACCAATCTGCTGGAAGCGGTGTCGCTGCTCTCGCCTGGCCGGGGTCTGCGCCGGGCCGCGGCCGAGGACCTAGCGCGGGCTCCGGGGCGGCTGGGCTGGAAGGTCGCGGCGGTGCTGAGCGGTCCTAGGTCCGGGCACGAGATCGAGACCTGGGCCATGCCGGGCGGCAACCGGCAGGTTCGGCTCGACGGCAAGGCGGCTACGCAGGTGGCGCTGGCGCGGATCGCGCGGGTGCTGTGGCTGGTGCCATCGATGGACCGGCTCTGGATCGAGGGCGCCGAGGGGCGGCGGCGGTTTCTGGACCGGATCGCGCTGAGTTTCGAACCCGGCCATGCCGAAGCGACGCTGGCCTATGAAAAGGCCATGCGCGAGCGCAACCGGCTGTTGAAGGACGAGGTGCGCGACCCGCACTGGTTCGGCGCGCTCGAGGCGCAGATGGCCGAGGCCGGGGCGGTTCTTGGCGCGAACCGACGCGCCGCGCTGATGCGGCTGGAGGCGGCGCAGGCCGAGGCCGAGACCGCCTTTCCGCGCGCGACGCTGGCTTTGGCCGGGCCCGAGGGGTCTGATCCCGCGGATGCAGGGGCCCTGGCCGGAGCGCTGGCTACCGGGCGGGGGCGCGACATGGCGGCGGGACGGACGCTGGCCGGACCGCACCGGGCCGATCTGGGCGCGGTTTTCGACGCCAAGGGCATCGAGGCGCGGCATTGCTCGACCGGCGAGCAGAAGGCGCTTCTGATCGCGCTGATCCTTGCCAATGCCCGGGCGCTGGCGCAGGATTTCGGAGCGCCGCCGCTGCTGCTTCTGGACGAGGTCGCGGCCCATCTCGATGCGGGACGCCGGGCCGCGCTTTACGACGAGATCTCGGCGCTGAAAGCGCAGGCCTTCATGACCGGGACCGGGGCAGAGCTTTTCGCCGGGCTAGGCGCGCGCGCCCAGTATCTTGAAGTACGGGAGACCGACGGCACCAGCCAGATCGAGAGGATGGAGGGCGCGTGCCCCCGAAGCGCGTGACCCGCGTCACACCGGGCGTGGGCGATCTTGGCTGCACCCGCAGTCTTTACGAGGCCCTTGGCTGGTGGCCCGCCGAGATCGGCGAGGGCCCCGTTTTGTTACACCCCTACGGGATGGCCCCGGGGCTTTTCGAGCGAGCCGCGCTGGTCACCGATCAGGGGCGCCCCGAGGCGCCGCATAGCACCGGGGCGATGCCTCCGGCACAGGACACTGGCACAGAGCTTTCCCGACCGGATTGGCATCGATGCCGCCCAGGCGGTCACGCTCCGGACCGGAGCCGAGCCACTCAAGCCGCCACAAGAGGTGTTCCGGGGCGCCTATTCGGGCGATTATGCCGATACCGACGGCCATGTCCGGGAACTGCCGCATACCCCATTCAGGCCGCTTTATGCCGAGGGGCGGCTCACCGCCTCCTGCCCGCCCGCATCATGACAGCAGCCACCTCGATCTGGTGCGTTATGCGGGCGCGGATCTGCCCCTCTTCCTGACGCACGGGCCGGTCCGGCTGGCGATCACCGGGCGCACGCTGTCGGGCGGCTCTGCCGCGGGCGTGGCGATGGGCGAGGCGTTCTCGCCGCCGCTCACGATCTTCGCGCTGCTGCGACCGGCCGCCTCGGCGTTTTTCCTGACCATGGGGACGCTTCTGAACCGTCAAGCCGGCCACAGCACTGCGGCCGACCGCCGTCTGACCCGGCCGGGCACCCCCGCGGGCTTTTTCGATGGTATGACCGCGCATCGGCACCCCACGGATTTCCCGTTCCATATGAGCCTTCTCCCCGCCTCTTCGAGTTCGGCAGCCTTGGGAACATCAACATCGCCGTCATCTTGGCGATCTGGCCCGTTGCGCCTGTCCCGGCAACCTGGCTCTCGCGCGTTTCATCGATCGGATACGGGGTGGCTGACCTCGCCCCGCGCGTCGCGACAGATCAATCGCCGCCCGAGTGCGATACCGATCGCGGCGGGGCGGATCATTCCCCTCGCATGACACCAAATCTTGTGGCTGCTGCGTGACAATCCCACCACGACACCGTATAAAACCGGCGACGAACAAAGGATCCTGCACATGGTCGAAAACGCACGGGCGGCCGAAGAGTACGGCGCCGATTCCATCAAGGTTCTCAAAGGCCTGGAAGCGGTCCGCAAACGCCCCGGCATGTATATCGGCGATACCGACGACGGCTCGGGCCTGCATCACATGGTCTATGAGGTGGTCGATAACGGCATCGACGAGGCGCTTGCGGGCCATGCCGACGCCGTCACCGTCAAAATCCACGCCGATTCCAGCGTCTCGGTCAGCGATAACGGTCGGGGCATTCCGGTCGGCATCCACGAGGAAGAGGGCGTCTCGGCGGCCGAGGTCATCATGACCCAGCTGCATGCCGGGGGCAAATTCGACCAGAACTCGTACAAGGTCTCGGGCGGCCTGCATGGCGTGGGCGTTTCGGTGGTGAACGCGCTGTCGGACTGGCTGGAACTGCGGATCTGGCGCGAGGGGCATGAACATGTCGCCCGGTTCGAACATGGCGACACCGCCGAGCATCTGCGCGTCGTCGGCCCGTCCGAAGGCCGCAGCGGGACCGAGGTCCGCTTCATGGCCTCGACCGAGACCTTCTCCAATCTCGAGTATTCCTTCAAGACGCTCGAGAACCGGCTGCGCGAACTGGCCTTCCTCAATTCCGGCGTGCGCATCGTGCTCGAGGACGAGCGCGGGGCCGAGCCCCAGCGCGTCGAGCTGTGCTACGAGGGCGGCGTCCGCGAATTCGTCCGCTACATCGACAAGCTGAAAACGCCGGTGATGGCCGAACCGATCTTCATGACCGGCGAACGCGACGGGATCGGCGTCGAGGTCGCGATGTGGTGGAATGACGGCTATCACGAGACCGTCCTGCCCTTCACCAACAACATCCCCCAGCGCGACGGCGGCACCCATATGGCGGGGTTCCGCGGGGCGCTGACCCGGACCATCAACGCCTATGCCATGTCGAGCGGCATCGCCAAGCGCGAGAAGGTCAACTTTACCGGCGACGATGCCCGCGAGGGGCTGACCTGCGTCCTGTCGGTGAAGGTGCCCGACCCGAAATTCTCCAGCCAGACCAAGGACAAGCTTGTCAGCTCCGAGGTGCGACCCGCGGTCGAGAGCCTGGTGAACGAAAAGCTCGCCGAATGGTTCGAGGAACATCCGCAGGAGGCCCGCAGCATCGTCGGCAAGATCGTCGAGGCGGCACTGGCCCGCGAGGCGGCGCGCAAGGCCCGCGAGCTGACCCGGCGCAAGACGGCGATGGATGTGGCCTCGCTTCCGGGCAAGCTGGCCGATTGCCAGGAACGCGATCCCTCCAAGTCCGAAATCTTCCTCGTCGAGGGTGACAGCGCCGGCGGCTCGGCCAAGCAGGGCCGGGCCCGGGCCAATCAGGCGGTGCTGCCGCTCCGGGGCAAGATCCTCAACGTGGAACGCGCCCGCTTCGACCGGATGCTGTCGAGCCAGGAGATCGGCACGCTGATCACAGCGCTGGGGACCGGCATCGGGCGGGACGAGTTCGACATCTCGAAGCTGCGCTACCACAAGATCGTCATCATGACCGACGCCGATGTCGACGGCGCGCATATCCGGACCTTGCTGCTGACCTTCTTCTTCCGGCAGATGCCCGAGGTGATCGAGGGCGGCTTCCTCTACATCGCGCAGCCGCCGCTTTACAAGGTGGCCCGCGGCAAGTCCGAGGTCTACCTGAAGGACCAGCCCGCGCTTGAGGATTACCTTGTCGAGATGGGCATCGACGGCGCCGTGCTGCGGCTTGGCGATGGCGAGGAAATCGTCGCCAAGGATCTCGCCCGGGTGATCGACGAGGCGCGGCAGATGCGCCGCGTCCTGCAGGCCTTCCCGACCCATTACCCCGCCCATATCCTCGAACAGGCCGCCATTGCCGGGGCATTCCGGCCCGGCCAGATCGACGCCGACCTGCAGGGCACCGCCGATGCGGTGGCGCAGCGGCTCGACCTGATCGCGCTCGAATACGAACGCGGCTGGCTCGGCCGCCCGACCCAGGACAAGGGCATGCGCTTCTCGCGCGTCGTGCGCGGCGTCGAGGAGGTGCGGGTGCTCGACGGCCAGGTTCTGCGCTCGGCCGAGGCGGCCAGGCTCGGCACCTTCACCGCCAAGCTTCAGGAGATTTACCAGCACCCGGCCAGACTGATCCGCAAGGATCGCGACCAGCCGATCCACGCGCCCTCCGAACTTTTGCAGGCGATCCTGACCGAGGGCGAGAAGGGCCTGTCGCTTCAGCGCTACAAGGGGCTGGGCGAGATGAACCCCGAGCAGCTCTGGGAAACAACGCTCGACCCCGAGGCGCGGACGCTTCTGCAGGTGCGGGTCGAGGATGTGGCCGAGGCCGACAACATCTTCACCAAGCTGATGGGCGACGTGGTCGAGCCGCGGCGCGAGTTCATCCAGCAGAACGCCCTGAGCGTGGCCAATCTCGACTTCTGACACGGTGCGGGATCGCGTGCGACAAGGCGCGATCCCCATGACTTTGCGCGCCTTGCCTTGAGCTTGCCTATCGCGAGATCATATCTCGCCGTTCGATACCCCGAAGCTCAGGCCATGCCAGACCTGCAAGTCGCAGCGTCGCCAGCCGCCTCTTACAGCGGCCGAAGCAGGGCGCGCCCAGCGAGGGTGACGACGCCCCGCCGGGAAAAGATCAGGCCGCGGGCATGGCGGCGGCCCCGGGCGCCGAGCCCGACAGCGCCTCCATCTGATGATTGGCCCAGAACCGGACGTCGTGGCGATGGACGACGTCGCGAAGCGCGGCCATGCGGTCGCGCCGTTCGGCCTTGGGCATCTCCAGCGCCTGGGCGATGGCACTGTCCATCGAGCGGTGCGAAAACGGGTTGGTCAGCAGCGCCGCGCCCATCTCGACCGCCGCGCCCGCGAATTCCGACAGGACCAGCACCCCGTCGCCATCGACCCGGGCAGCACAGAATTCCTTGCAGACGAGGTTCATCCCGTCGGCCAGCGGCGTGATCCAGGCCACATCGGCGGCCCTGTAATAGGCGACCAGATCCTCGAACGGGATCGCCCGCGAGATCAGCACGATCGGCTGCCAGTCGAGACTGCCGAAACGGCCGTTGATGCGCCCGGCCATCTGTTCCAGATCGTTCTGGATATTCTCGTAGACCGTCATGTTGCGATTGGCGGGCACCGAGACATGCATCAGCCGGACCTGGCCACAGAGGTCGGGCTGTGCCTCCAGCAGCCGTTCATAGCTGAGCAACTGGTCGATCCCGCCCTTGGTGTAATCGGTCCGCCCGACGGACAGCAGAAGCTTGGCGCCGCCCATCTCGGCGCGGATCTCCTCGGCACGTTCGGCGGTTTCGTCGCGCCGGGCAACCGCGTCGATATAATCGGCATCGACCCCCACCGGAGAGGCCTGCACCGTGATCCGGCGGTCTTCGTATTCCAGCTCTGTCGGCACGCTGCGCTCCGACAGCGCGGTCACTTCCGCCGCGAATTCGGGCTCGACCTTCTGGCGCCCCGTCACCTCGACATCGAGCAGACTGCGCGCGGCCGAGACGAAATTCGAGACATAGCGCGGAATGTGAAACCCAACCACGTCGCAGGCCAGCAGGCTTTGCAGGATCTCCTTGCGCCAGGGCAGGACGTTGAACATGTCGGCCGAGGGGAAGGGCGTGTGGTGAAAGAAGCTGATCTTCACATCGGGGCGCAGCTTGCGCAGATAGCCCGGCACCAACCACAGGTTGTAGTCATGGATCCAGACCACGGCGCCCGGGGCGGCCTCGGCGGCGGCGGCCTCGGCGAAGATCCAGTTCACCTCGCGGAAGGTCGGCCAGTCGACGGGGTCGTAATTGTAGCGTTCCTTGAAGGAATGCAGGATCGGCCAGAACGCCTCCTTCGAGGTGACGTGGTAGAAACTGCTGACCTGTTCGGCGGTCAGCGGCAGCCGCGAGACCGTATACTGGCCGAAGGCATCGTCGACCTCGATCACTCGCTCGAAATCCGGATTGGCCGGGTCCTCGGCCTGTTTCCAGGCGATCCAGGCGCCCTTGTCGAAGCGACCGAAGAAGCTTTTCAGGGTCGGCACGATGCCGTTCGGGCTCTTGTTCTCGCGCAGGACGATCTTTCCGTCTTCCTCCACCTCCTCGTAGGGCTGGCGGTGATAGACGATGACAAGATCCGAGGGCATGGGTCAGGCTCCTGTAGGTACGGTGTGAAGATCGAAAGCGGCGATGGCCTCCATGATACCCGCGGCGCCATGCGCCCGGGCGATGTGCAGATGGTCGAGATCGCGGACCCGCTCGACCAGAGCGGGCTCGGAATTGCCGACGGCGACGGCGTTCAGGCCGCATTCCAGCATCGACAAATCGTTCAGCGTGTCGCCCGCAGCCAGCACCCGGCCTTCGGGGATGGCCAGATGCGCGACCAGCCGGCGCAGGGACGGTCCCTTCGAGACGCCCTTGGGCAGCACGTCGAAATAGCAATCGGCCGAGATCAGCCAGTCGAGCCCCATCGCCTCGACCTTCGCCTCGGCCGAGGGGTCGTAGGTCTCGGCGTCCATGTCAAAGCTGACGCGGTAGCGGAACTCGGTGGGTTGCAGTGTCAGCCCGGGATGGCCGTCAAGCGCCGCCCGCACCCGCGCGCCGCTGTCGCCCCAGCGCCGCGAGATATCCTCTTCCAGCGCCGGGATCGGCCGGATCGCCTCGCCGGGATGGACCTCGGCAATCGAGGTGCCGACATCGCCGACCACGTATTCGGGCCAGGGCAGGCCCCGTTCGGCGCACATCTCCATGATGAAATCCGGGTCGCGCCCGGTGACGAAGATCAGCCCCACGCTGGCGCGGTTGGCCTCGATCCAGTCGTAAAGGCGCCGCCGCTCGGCCTCGGTGCCGCCCAGGAAGGTGCCGTCCAGATCGGTCGCCAGCACGAAGCGGCGGTCCGACAACGGCGGGTGGGGGGCGGTGGCAACATTCATGAGGAACCTCCGAAAGGCAGGGGAACGGTCGGGGCGGGATGGTCCAGCGACAGCGTGAGGGCACGCGGCTCGGCCTCGATCGGCCGGGTCCAGAGATCCGAGAAGCTGCGCTCGAGATCGGCGCCCTCATGCAGGACCGCATTGACGGTCTCGCAGATCGGCATCGGCACTTCGATCCGGCGGGCCAGGTCGATGACCGAGCGGGCATTGACCTCGCCCTCGACCACGACCGGACGTCCGCCGAAACAATCGGCGCGCGCGATGCCCTGGCCGAGCTGGGTGCCCAGGGCCATGTTGCGCGAGGTGGTCGAGGAACAGGTCAGCGTCAGATCGCCCGCGCCCGAAAGCCCGGTCACGGTCTCGCGCTGCCCACCCAGCGACTCGGCCAGCACTTTCATCTCGTCGACGCCCCGGGCGATCAGGGCGGCGCGTGTATTCTCGGCAAAGCCCGCCCCCGACATCATCCCGCAGGCGATGGCGATCACGTTCTTGACCGCGCCGCCGACCTCGACGCCGACCAGATCGTCCGAGACATAGGGCCGGAAGCCATGCCCCCCGACCGACATCGCCATCCGCGCCGCGGGGCTGTCATGGGGCGCCAGCCGGTCGGCATAGGCGAAGGGAAAGGCGACGGTCGCCGCGGTCGGATGGCCGAGCGCGGTCTCGCGCGCGAAGGTCGGCCCCGAGATCGCGCCGATCGGATGGCCCGGCAGTTCCTGGGCCGCGACTTCGGACAGCAGCAGCCCCGAGCCGAGCTCGATCCCCTTGGCACAGAGCGCGATGGGAATGCCCGCGGGCATATGCGGCGCGGCGGCGCGACACATCTCGCGCAAGGTGGCCGAAGGCGTGACGATCAATACGGCCTCGGCCCCCTCCAGCGCCTCGGTCAGAGAGGCGGTAGCGCTCAGCGTATCGCCAAGCTCGATGCCGGGAAGGTATTGCGAATTCCGCCCGGTGGCGGCGATCTCCCGGGCCAGCGCCGGACGACGCGCCCAGAGCCGGACATTGCGGCCATTGCGAACCAGAACCCTGGCCAGCGCCGTCCCCCAGGATCCTGCGCCAAGCACGGCGACCGTGTCGAAGGGCGCGGACTGCCGGTCCGGGGCTGCGATGTCTTTCATGTCGGTTCGTATCTCCTTGCCCGCAATCTGAGGCCGCAAACCGGGACGCTGCGGCGGCGACGCGCCGCGAAACGGCTGGCCCCGGCGCCGCCAGACCCGAACGGCCAAGGCGACCGGTCCGGCGGGCTCGCCCGACAAACCTATAGGGATACTTCGTCAGATCAAGTATCTGCCGCGATGCAAAGCCAAAGCCGGCTCGAAACCGGCCTCCCGCTCGCAGATCCGCACATGAAATATGCTAACAGCGTGTTTCTTGTGCATTTTGGCATCTTCACCAGCCTTTTCGATCCATCATTCGACCGACAGGGCGCCGTCATTCCCGCCTGAACAGCCTGCCAGCTTTCGGGGAAAGCCGTACCGGGACGACGAAACCAACCCGACGCGGGCCTGCGACCCCGGATTTTCCGAAATTTAATTTGCCACACGAACAATATCGATGACAAAACAGCTGCGCGCAGCCTGCATTTCAGCCCGAGACGACCCGGACCGCCGAGACCACAAGCGGCGCCAGGCAGACATTCAGCAGCCCCACCAGGACCATCACCAGCCCCGCCACCGAGCCTTCGGCCCGGCCGATCTGATGAGCGCGGGCGGTGCCCGCCCCATGCGCGGCGACACCCAGCAGCGCGCCCCGCGCCAGCGCCGAGCGCACCGGCAGCCAGGCCAGCACCAGATCGCCCAGCGCCGCGCCCAGAACCCCGGTCACCACCACGAAAACCGCCGTCAGGTCGGGCAGCCCGCCGATATCGGCCGACACTTCCATCGCGAAGGGCGTGCTGATCGAGCGCGGCAAAAGGCTCAGCTGCAGGCTCCGGTCAAGCCCGAACAGGCCGGCCAGACCCCAGCTCACCGCGATCGCCGTCGCGCTTCCCGTCACCATCCCGATCAGCAGAACCGGCCAATACCGTCGGATCATGGCGCGCTGTTCATAGATCGGCACGGCAAAGGCCACGGTCGCCGGGCCCAGCATCAGCATCAGCCAGCCCGCGCCGCGGATATAATCGCGATAGGTTTCATGCAGCGCCAGCACCGTGATCGTCAGCAGCGCGGGCGCCAGCGCCAGCGGCATCAGCCACCAGCGCGGCCAGCGCCGGTAGACCCGCTTGGCCAGAAGATAGAAGCCGACAGTCAGCAGCGACCAGCCGAAAACCGGCCAGAAGGGCTCAGTCCAGTGCAGAAGGCTGTCCATCGCCCCCGATCCTCCAGCGGCAGCAAAGCTCGACCGTCAGCGCTGTCACCGCCATGACCGCCAGCGTCCCCAACACGATGATCAGCAGGATCTGAAGCCCCAGCAGCCCGAGGAACTCGCGGTGGTTCAGCACCGCCAGAACCGCCGGCACGAAAAACAGCAGCATCTCGGCCAGAAACCAGTTCGCGCCCCGCCGAAGCGTGCCCGCGCGCAAAAGCCCCGACCCAAGCAGCGCCAAGGCCGCGGCCATCCCGACCAGCCCGCCCGGAAGCGACAGCCCGCTCAGCCGTACCGCCGCCTCTCCGGCCAGCCAGAAGCCGACCAGAATTCCGATCTGCACCGTCAGGCTCCGCCTCACGGCAACACGAAGCCGTCTCGCAAGAAGGCGCGTCGTCACGATAAATCCTCCAGGGGGTTTGCCAGCGGGTCATCTCCGCTACTGCTTCATGTGGGCAAGCCGGGGCATTCTTCAAATGACTTGTTTGAATGCCATTCAGTCGATAATTGAATAGCGATGGAATTCAGGACACTCAGGGTCTTTGTCGAGGTGGTCCGTGCCGGGGGATTCTCGGCCGCGGCCGGGCGCGTGCATGCCACCCAGTCGACGATCAGCAAGGCGGTGCGCCAGCTCGAGGACGAGATCGGCATGCCGCTTCTGATCCGTGGCCCGGCGGGGATCGCCCTCACCGCGGCGGGCGAGATCGTGTTCCAGCGCGCCCAGACCCTGCTGGCCGGCCGCGAGACGCTGAAGACCGAATTGCAGGAGCTGGCCGGGCTGAAACGGGGGCTGTTGCGGATCGGGCTGCCGCCGATCGGGTCGAGCGAGCTTTTCGCGCCGGTCTTCACGCTTTACAGGCAGCGTTATCCCGGCGTCGACATCAAGCTGGTGGAACATGGCAGCGACCGGCTGGAAGAGCTGCTCCGGGCCAGCGAGATCGACCTCGCCGCCTCGCTGCTGCCGGTCTCGGAGGAATTCGACTGGCTGGCGATGCGTCGCGATCCGCTGGTCGCGCTGATGGCGACCGACGCGCCGCTGGCGCAGGTGCCGGGGCCGCTCACCCTGGCCGACCTTCGCACCATGCCGTTCATCCTGTTCGACAGCGGTTTCGCGCTCAACCGGATCATCCGCGCCGCCTGCGCCCGGCATGGCTTCGAGCCCGAGGTCACGGCCCGGTCAAGCCAGATCGACTTCATCATCCGGCTGGCCGCGGCGGGGCTGGGCGTGGCCTTCCTGCCCCGGCTGATCGCCCGGGCGCGGGTGCATGTGCCGGTCGCGCAGATGCCGCTGGACGAACCCGAAACCGACTGGGCGATGGCCACGCTCTGGCGACGCGGCGCCTACCTGCCCCAGGCCGCCCGCGCCTGGCTGGACATCGCCGCGGGCGATCCCGCCCAGACCGCCACCGACCGGGGGCCGGACTAGGCCGAGACCGGAAATCTCTTCCGGGCAGTGGCGACCGGATGGGCCGACGGTCCTCCGCCAGTGGCCTCCCCTGCCTCACGAGAAAACGTCTTACACTTGGCTTTAAGAAGGTCAGGCCCGAACTTCGCTCCTCCGCGTCGCGCCAAGTCAAGAAGCAGAAGCAAGCTCCGCAAGTCTCGACCTCGGTCGCCCGGATCGGCGCGACAGATGTCGCTGTGCCCCAGGACGTCACCACGCTCGCGCAGATTAATGCCGCCGCCGCGTATCAGGCGCAGGCAACCGGCCGCTCCGACAAGGTCAGGGACAACATCCACCGCAGCGGCGCCCCCGCCTTGGCTATCTCAGCCGCCGCAGCACCGCCATGCTTGCATAACCGTCGGGGATCATCCCGACCGCGCTCTGATAAGCCCGCAGCGCCGAGACCGTGTTCGGACCGATCCGGCCGTCGACGCCCCCGGTATCGAACCCGGCACGGGTCAGGCGCTCCTGCAGCTCCTTGCGCTCGGCCGAGGCCAGCGCCCGGTCGTCGCGCGGCCAGGAGCCCCGGATCGGGCCGCCGCCCTTCAGCCGGTCGGCCAGATGCCCGACCCCGATCACATAGGCATCGGCCGGGTTGTAGCGCTCGATCACGCGGAAATTGTCGAAGATCATG
The genomic region above belongs to Rhodovulum sulfidophilum DSM 1374 and contains:
- the recF gene encoding DNA replication/repair protein RecF (All proteins in this family for which functions are known are DNA-binding proteins that assist the filamentation of RecA onto DNA for the initiation of recombination or recombinational repair.), whose protein sequence is MPGLLLTELTLSQFRSHERARLVLDGRPVAVFGPNGAGKTNLLEAVSLLSPGRGLRRAAAEDLARAPGRLGWKVAAVLSGPRSGHEIETWAMPGGNRQVRLDGKAATQVALARIARVLWLVPSMDRLWIEGAEGRRRFLDRIALSFEPGHAEATLAYEKAMRERNRLLKDEVRDPHWFGALEAQMAEAGAVLGANRRAALMRLEAAQAEAETAFPRATLALAGPEGSDPADAGALAGALATGRGRDMAAGRTLAGPHRADLGAVFDAKGIEARHCSTGEQKALLIALILANARALAQDFGAPPLLLLDEVAAHLDAGRRAALYDEISALKAQAFMTGTGAELFAGLGARAQYLEVRETDGTSQIERMEGACPRSA
- the ggpS gene encoding glucosylglycerol-phosphate synthase, which produces MPSDLVIVYHRQPYEEVEEDGKIVLRENKSPNGIVPTLKSFFGRFDKGAWIAWKQAEDPANPDFERVIEVDDAFGQYTVSRLPLTAEQVSSFYHVTSKEAFWPILHSFKERYNYDPVDWPTFREVNWIFAEAAAAEAAPGAVVWIHDYNLWLVPGYLRKLRPDVKISFFHHTPFPSADMFNVLPWRKEILQSLLACDVVGFHIPRYVSNFVSAARSLLDVEVTGRQKVEPEFAAEVTALSERSVPTELEYEDRRITVQASPVGVDADYIDAVARRDETAERAEEIRAEMGGAKLLLSVGRTDYTKGGIDQLLSYERLLEAQPDLCGQVRLMHVSVPANRNMTVYENIQNDLEQMAGRINGRFGSLDWQPIVLISRAIPFEDLVAYYRAADVAWITPLADGMNLVCKEFCAARVDGDGVLVLSEFAGAAVEMGAALLTNPFSHRSMDSAIAQALEMPKAERRDRMAALRDVVHRHDVRFWANHQMEALSGSAPGAAAMPAA
- a CDS encoding CidA/LrgA family protein: MQIGILVGFWLAGEAAVRLSGLSLPGGLVGMAAALALLGSGLLRAGTLRRGANWFLAEMLLFFVPAVLAVLNHREFLGLLGLQILLIIVLGTLAVMAVTALTVELCCRWRIGGDGQPSALD
- a CDS encoding HAD-IIB family hydrolase, which codes for MNVATAPHPPLSDRRFVLATDLDGTFLGGTEAERRRLYDWIEANRASVGLIFVTGRDPDFIMEMCAERGLPWPEYVVGDVGTSIAEVHPGEAIRPIPALEEDISRRWGDSGARVRAALDGHPGLTLQPTEFRYRVSFDMDAETYDPSAEAKVEAMGLDWLISADCYFDVLPKGVSKGPSLRRLVAHLAIPEGRVLAAGDTLNDLSMLECGLNAVAVGNSEPALVERVRDLDHLHIARAHGAAGIMEAIAAFDLHTVPTGA
- a CDS encoding LysR family transcriptional regulator yields the protein MEFRTLRVFVEVVRAGGFSAAAGRVHATQSTISKAVRQLEDEIGMPLLIRGPAGIALTAAGEIVFQRAQTLLAGRETLKTELQELAGLKRGLLRIGLPPIGSSELFAPVFTLYRQRYPGVDIKLVEHGSDRLEELLRASEIDLAASLLPVSEEFDWLAMRRDPLVALMATDAPLAQVPGPLTLADLRTMPFILFDSGFALNRIIRAACARHGFEPEVTARSSQIDFIIRLAAAGLGVAFLPRLIARARVHVPVAQMPLDEPETDWAMATLWRRGAYLPQAARAWLDIAAGDPAQTATDRGPD
- a CDS encoding NAD(P)H-dependent glycerol-3-phosphate dehydrogenase — translated: MKDIAAPDRQSAPFDTVAVLGAGSWGTALARVLVRNGRNVRLWARRPALAREIAATGRNSQYLPGIELGDTLSATASLTEALEGAEAVLIVTPSATLREMCRAAAPHMPAGIPIALCAKGIELGSGLLLSEVAAQELPGHPIGAISGPTFARETALGHPTAATVAFPFAYADRLAPHDSPAARMAMSVGGHGFRPYVSDDLVGVEVGGAVKNVIAIACGMMSGAGFAENTRAALIARGVDEMKVLAESLGGQRETVTGLSGAGDLTLTCSSTTSRNMALGTQLGQGIARADCFGGRPVVVEGEVNARSVIDLARRIEVPMPICETVNAVLHEGADLERSFSDLWTRPIEAEPRALTLSLDHPAPTVPLPFGGSS
- the gyrB gene encoding DNA topoisomerase (ATP-hydrolyzing) subunit B, whose product is MVENARAAEEYGADSIKVLKGLEAVRKRPGMYIGDTDDGSGLHHMVYEVVDNGIDEALAGHADAVTVKIHADSSVSVSDNGRGIPVGIHEEEGVSAAEVIMTQLHAGGKFDQNSYKVSGGLHGVGVSVVNALSDWLELRIWREGHEHVARFEHGDTAEHLRVVGPSEGRSGTEVRFMASTETFSNLEYSFKTLENRLRELAFLNSGVRIVLEDERGAEPQRVELCYEGGVREFVRYIDKLKTPVMAEPIFMTGERDGIGVEVAMWWNDGYHETVLPFTNNIPQRDGGTHMAGFRGALTRTINAYAMSSGIAKREKVNFTGDDAREGLTCVLSVKVPDPKFSSQTKDKLVSSEVRPAVESLVNEKLAEWFEEHPQEARSIVGKIVEAALAREAARKARELTRRKTAMDVASLPGKLADCQERDPSKSEIFLVEGDSAGGSAKQGRARANQAVLPLRGKILNVERARFDRMLSSQEIGTLITALGTGIGRDEFDISKLRYHKIVIMTDADVDGAHIRTLLLTFFFRQMPEVIEGGFLYIAQPPLYKVARGKSEVYLKDQPALEDYLVEMGIDGAVLRLGDGEEIVAKDLARVIDEARQMRRVLQAFPTHYPAHILEQAAIAGAFRPGQIDADLQGTADAVAQRLDLIALEYERGWLGRPTQDKGMRFSRVVRGVEEVRVLDGQVLRSAEAARLGTFTAKLQEIYQHPARLIRKDRDQPIHAPSELLQAILTEGEKGLSLQRYKGLGEMNPEQLWETTLDPEARTLLQVRVEDVAEADNIFTKLMGDVVEPRREFIQQNALSVANLDF
- a CDS encoding LrgB family protein, whose protein sequence is MDSLLHWTEPFWPVFGWSLLTVGFYLLAKRVYRRWPRWWLMPLALAPALLTITVLALHETYRDYIRGAGWLMLMLGPATVAFAVPIYEQRAMIRRYWPVLLIGMVTGSATAIAVSWGLAGLFGLDRSLQLSLLPRSISTPFAMEVSADIGGLPDLTAVFVVVTGVLGAALGDLVLAWLPVRSALARGALLGVAAHGAGTARAHQIGRAEGSVAGLVMVLVGLLNVCLAPLVVSAVRVVSG